A window of the Isosphaera pallida ATCC 43644 genome harbors these coding sequences:
- a CDS encoding Gfo/Idh/MocA family oxidoreductase, which translates to MSTLTAEQRALGAANAREALGFSRRDFLKAAAAAPALGAFYFSYGKLEGHDPVRAVLIGTGDEGCQAMVRDHNRDYVNYIGFCDIRPTQLERCKAEFAKHAQYTPRDVETLRIYDDYKQAIADPDVEMVVIALPLFLHAPVAIEALKAGKHVFTEKLMAKTVAQCKDMIQVARANNRLLAVGHQRHYSTTYDNANHLIRQGYLGEIRHIRALWHRNNGQPIYARRGATLEYNDNGHARWSNPDAPLEYDANGNPIVVLGTKERNGLISDGKPLYWDSWSRGIPDKDRGVDFAKHGYGSLHELIAWRLYDKYGAGLMAELGSHQLDACSIFLGKVHPLSVSGYGGKYHFRDNREVDDHVFAQFEFPALSADGQPRDDERVIVTYSSICTNAYEKYGETVMGTLGTLVLEEEKDLYLFREGDRNRKNTGPVRDTAITMTSTPAGKPVMEASASWSGGGASTSIAGVIADGKPFRGYREELEHFAWCIRQGDPKNYINPSDETLKPRCRGEVALADAVIALTSNIAMREGRRIEFKPEWFNPDSPETPDGSKPDYFGPYAKV; encoded by the coding sequence ACGCGACTTCCTCAAAGCGGCGGCCGCCGCTCCCGCCTTGGGAGCCTTCTATTTCTCCTACGGTAAACTGGAAGGCCACGACCCGGTCCGCGCTGTGCTGATCGGCACCGGCGACGAAGGCTGCCAGGCGATGGTCCGCGACCACAACCGTGACTACGTCAACTACATCGGCTTTTGCGACATTCGCCCCACCCAACTTGAGCGTTGCAAGGCCGAGTTCGCCAAGCACGCCCAGTACACCCCACGCGACGTGGAGACGTTGCGGATCTACGACGATTACAAACAAGCAATCGCTGACCCGGACGTCGAGATGGTGGTCATCGCCCTGCCTCTGTTCCTACACGCCCCCGTGGCGATCGAGGCGCTGAAAGCAGGCAAGCACGTCTTTACTGAAAAGCTGATGGCCAAGACGGTCGCGCAGTGCAAGGACATGATCCAAGTGGCACGGGCCAACAACCGCCTGCTGGCGGTAGGACACCAACGCCACTATTCCACCACGTATGACAACGCCAACCATCTGATTCGCCAGGGCTACCTCGGCGAGATTCGCCACATCCGAGCGCTTTGGCACCGCAACAACGGCCAACCGATCTACGCGCGCCGGGGCGCAACCCTGGAATACAACGATAACGGCCACGCCCGTTGGTCCAACCCCGACGCCCCCCTAGAATACGACGCTAACGGCAACCCCATCGTCGTGCTGGGGACCAAAGAGCGCAACGGCCTCATCTCCGACGGTAAGCCGCTCTACTGGGATAGCTGGAGCCGAGGCATCCCCGACAAAGATCGCGGAGTCGATTTCGCCAAGCATGGCTATGGCTCGCTCCATGAACTGATCGCCTGGCGTCTTTACGACAAGTACGGCGCAGGTCTCATGGCCGAACTCGGCAGCCACCAACTCGACGCCTGCTCAATTTTCCTGGGCAAAGTCCACCCCCTGTCCGTCTCTGGCTACGGCGGCAAGTACCATTTCCGCGACAACCGCGAGGTGGACGACCACGTCTTCGCCCAATTCGAGTTCCCCGCGCTATCCGCAGACGGCCAACCCCGCGACGACGAGCGCGTGATCGTCACCTATTCATCGATCTGCACTAATGCCTACGAAAAGTATGGCGAAACCGTGATGGGCACCCTGGGCACCCTGGTCCTGGAAGAAGAAAAAGACCTCTACCTCTTCCGCGAAGGGGACCGCAACCGCAAGAACACCGGCCCAGTGCGTGACACCGCCATTACCATGACCAGCACCCCCGCCGGCAAGCCAGTCATGGAAGCCTCGGCCAGCTGGTCTGGCGGCGGTGCGTCCACCTCGATCGCCGGCGTGATCGCCGACGGCAAGCCGTTCCGCGGCTACCGCGAGGAACTCGAACACTTCGCTTGGTGCATCCGTCAAGGCGACCCCAAGAACTACATCAACCCCTCCGACGAAACCCTCAAACCCCGCTGCCGAGGCGAGGTCGCCCTGGCCGACGCCGTCATCGCCTTAACTTCCAACATCGCCATGCGCGAAGGCCGACGCATCGAATTCAAACCGGAGTGGTTCAACCCCGACTCCCCCGAAACCCCCGACGGCTCCAAGCCGGACTATTTCGGCCCCTACGCCAAGGTCTAA